Proteins encoded by one window of Arachis ipaensis cultivar K30076 chromosome B04, Araip1.1, whole genome shotgun sequence:
- the LOC107636283 gene encoding serine/arginine-rich SC35-like splicing factor SCL28 — MTRIQGFGIEKSISGENESFSVFVSNLPHDISKRELFQLFIWTGRINDIYLSRKQKSKNMYMIAVVRYTTKGGALKAIAEMNHQRLRGKIVFVEETKYRRMSGAATLSNRRAEGDKRQIVTWQPRRKDAQNDPEAPENEVRKQEIDKDPHGNGWTKKVKVVVATENLE, encoded by the coding sequence ATGACAAGGATCCAAGGGTTTGGAATCGAGAAGAGTATCAGCGGGGAGAATGAATCATTCTCTGTTTTTGTGAGTAATCTGCCGCATGACATATCCAAGAGAGAATTATTCCAATTGTTCATCTGGACGGGACGCATCAATGATATATATTTATCACGGaaacaaaaaagtaaaaatatgtaCATGATTGCTGTCGTGCGATACACAACGAAAGGAGGGGCACTGAAGGCTATTGCGGAAATGAATCATCAGAGACTGAGAGGGAAGATAGTGTTTGTGGAAGAGACTAAATACAGAAGAATGTCAGGAGCAGCAACATTAAGTAATAGACGTGCGGAGGGGGACAAGCGACAAATTGTTACATGGCAACCACGTAGGAAAGATGCCCAGAATGATCCTGAAGCACCTGAAAATGAGGTACGGAAGCAGGAAATCGATAAAGACCCGCATGGAAATGGCTGGACAAAGAAAGTGAAAGTAGTAGTGGCAACAGAGAATTTGGAATGA